A region from the Streptomyces sp. 3214.6 genome encodes:
- the tpiA gene encoding triose-phosphate isomerase produces the protein MTTRTPLMAGNWKMNLNHLEAIAHVQKLAFALADKDYDAVEVAVLPPFTDLRSVQTLVDGDKLKIKYGAQDISAHDSGAYTGEISGPMLAKLKCTFVAIGHSERRQYHNETDELVNAKVKAAYKHGLTPILCVGEELEVREAGNHVSHTLAQVEGGLKDLPAEQAESVVIAYEPVWAIGTGKVCGAEDAQEVCAAIRAKIAELYTQELADRVRIQYGGSVKSGNVAEIMAQADIDGALIGGASLDVDEFVKIVRFRDQ, from the coding sequence ATGACCACTCGCACGCCGCTGATGGCGGGCAACTGGAAGATGAACCTCAACCACCTCGAGGCCATCGCCCACGTCCAGAAGCTCGCCTTCGCCCTCGCCGACAAGGACTACGACGCCGTCGAGGTCGCCGTCCTGCCGCCCTTCACCGACCTGCGCTCCGTGCAGACCCTGGTGGACGGCGACAAACTCAAGATCAAGTACGGTGCCCAGGACATCTCGGCGCACGACTCCGGCGCCTACACCGGCGAGATCTCCGGCCCCATGCTCGCCAAGCTGAAGTGCACGTTCGTGGCCATCGGCCACTCCGAGCGCCGCCAGTACCACAACGAGACCGACGAGCTCGTGAACGCCAAGGTCAAGGCCGCCTACAAGCACGGCCTCACCCCGATCCTGTGCGTGGGCGAGGAGCTGGAGGTCCGCGAGGCCGGCAACCACGTCTCGCACACCCTCGCCCAGGTCGAGGGCGGTCTGAAGGACCTCCCGGCCGAGCAGGCCGAGTCCGTCGTGATCGCCTACGAGCCCGTGTGGGCCATCGGCACCGGCAAGGTCTGCGGCGCCGAGGACGCGCAGGAGGTCTGCGCCGCCATCCGCGCCAAGATCGCCGAGCTCTACACCCAGGAGTTGGCCGACCGGGTCCGCATCCAGTACGGCGGCTCCGTGAAGTCCGGCAACGTCGCCGAGATCATGGCGCAGGCCGACATCGACGGCGCGCTGATCGGCGGCGCCTCGCTGGACGTCGACGAGTTCGTCAAGATCGTGCGCTTCCGCGACCAGTGA